From Microbacterium sp. LWH11-1.2, one genomic window encodes:
- a CDS encoding HNH endonuclease translates to MSDLGRRIGTPPGSASTLNLGANRNTLVRRSPAVNQSTCSTCQSTYTPVNTSQRYCTRKCRPRTPDLLVTKSCDWCGAECIKPKRAQRYVGTYCSTTCRDKAISHGEHTELPVDHWARWYGSTSRWVAPKPKRPAFYANRCADCDTPFIEHAYGTPSAYCSRTCARRTTKRRRRAREHNAPGQHTYSQIMRQYARQGLACAYCKLPCPGLPDPEHVTPLSRGGRNDMSNLVAACRSCNSDKNDLTLDEWAQDRQRRGLSTVDTSLTAPEFKHLMMTAATTEAWRNQTLAA, encoded by the coding sequence ATGTCGGATCTCGGGCGTAGAATAGGAACACCCCCAGGGAGTGCGTCAACACTCAACCTGGGGGCTAACCGAAACACCTTGGTCAGAAGGAGTCCGGCTGTGAACCAGTCTACCTGCAGCACGTGTCAGTCAACGTATACGCCAGTCAACACGAGCCAGCGATACTGCACACGGAAGTGCAGGCCGCGCACCCCAGATCTCCTCGTAACCAAAAGCTGCGACTGGTGTGGAGCCGAATGCATCAAGCCGAAGCGCGCACAGCGATACGTCGGCACCTACTGCTCAACGACCTGCAGAGACAAGGCGATCTCGCACGGTGAGCACACCGAACTACCAGTTGATCACTGGGCCAGATGGTACGGATCAACCAGCAGATGGGTAGCCCCCAAACCCAAGCGCCCAGCCTTCTATGCCAACAGGTGCGCTGACTGCGACACCCCCTTCATTGAGCACGCATATGGCACGCCATCCGCATACTGCTCCCGTACCTGTGCCCGCCGCACCACCAAGCGACGCCGCCGAGCACGCGAGCATAACGCACCAGGACAGCACACCTACTCACAGATCATGCGACAGTACGCACGTCAAGGGCTCGCCTGCGCATACTGCAAGCTCCCATGCCCAGGACTACCCGACCCGGAGCACGTCACCCCGCTCAGTCGAGGTGGGCGCAACGACATGTCCAACCTTGTTGCCGCATGCAGGTCATGCAACTCAGACAAGAACGATCTGACCCTAGATGAGTGGGCACAGGACAGGCAAAGGCGAGGACTAAGCACAGTAGACACAAGCCTTACCGCGCCTGAGTTCAAGCACCTGATGATGACGGCGGCGACCACTGAAGCTTGGCGCAACCAAACACTTGCGGCCTAA